The following is a genomic window from Benincasa hispida cultivar B227 chromosome 7, ASM972705v1, whole genome shotgun sequence.
ATCTGATGAATACAAGAAAACAGGTTTTCATTTCTATCCTAGATGCTCTTTTCTACTATTGATGAAGTACACaaagaatattaaaaactaGTATTTGTTCTAAGTAAGTTATCCAATTATTTTCCTCACTTTCTGGTTTGATTTGTTTATGCAGGACCAATTAACTTACCTAGACGCTTAAACTCTGGTTTTTATTTTGCTCGTTCGGATGAATCAACAATAGCTGCCATGGAGAAGGTGGTGAAACATGCAGCAACTTCAGGACAATCAGAGCAGCCAAGCTTCTATGATACCCTTTGTGGGGAGGGAGGTATTAATCGTGTGGGTAGTAATGAATGCTTGGAACCTGAAACAGATTTAACCGTTCATTTTCTGGATAGAAATCTCTTCCCTAATGGTGCATACCAAGAactttggaaaaagaaaaatatcaaaacaGTCTGCAGGAAGAAGGGCTGTTTTGTTCTCCACAACAACTGGATTAATGGAAGACTAAAGAAACTGGAACGTCAGATGTTTTCAGGCCTTTGGGAGTATGACATGAGCACAAGGATGTGCAAACATAACTTGCAAGGTCAAATGTTGTGAATTCCTTCTGCAAGTGGAGGAGCTTCCAAGGCTAAACCTATACGGTTGGACAATAAACTGAATGAGGAGCCGTATGAGGTGAAAATCTCACGTATGGTTCTGTTATGTGGTAGTAAGGGTGACTTATCTATCAATTTCTTCACTATTACCCCCAAAAACCAAACTCTGCCTTACGTAAAGTTGCCAAGATATGCTtaacttcaagatttgaaaTCACTGCTCATTTACATGGTATTGGCCATAATTTACAATAACATTTTATAGTCTTAGTAAGATAGGGAAGGATTAAGGATTTACCTGGTGTGAGATGTCATTGTTCGAGGAACCCTAGATGCTTTCAAAGTAAAGGATCGTCAAGgtggattttgaaattttggaaggATGAACTCCCACATGCATGAATTTGGAATAGAGATACTATTGGAAGGTAAACTTTGGGCTTGTCCTCAGATTATAGGTGCATGAAACAATTTCTTCAGATAAATTTTAAGAGTTTGATCAAATGCTCTTACTGTTTGACAGCAGAAAAATACTATTAAGTGTTAGTATAGCTATTTGatatattgaaaaaatgatTACACTGCCAGAATAACACAAAATTCATTTCTCTTAGTTCAATCTACAGAAGTACAGAAATTTTCTGCAAGGATCCCAAATATCACGAAGGAAAAACAAGCAACACACCAGTTACTCGCTTGCTTGATGATTTATAAACAGCCATTCCCAtttggaaaaggaagaagatatGTTGAATGAACCAAGTAAACAAATTGTTCCAAGAGGCATATCTGAAGTTGTTCATATACATGCCTCATAAAATATATGACATAAGCTTGGTCAAGATCCATGTATAGAGAACTGAAAGGAAAGCACCAACAGGAATTGTCACAGCCCAAGAAAGAACTATCTCTCTTACAGTTTCTGCTCTAACACTGTTAAGTCCTCTTGCAAAGCCTACACCCATGACTGCACCAACCAATGTATGGGTTGCTGAGATTGGCAAACCAAGTTTTGATGCAATTAGAACCACAGAAGCAGCAGCAAATTCTGCTGCAAATCCTCTTGTTGGTGTGAGTTCTGTAATCTTCTTTCCTATGGTTGCTATCACTCTGTAGCCCCATATCATCAACCCGGCTACGATTCCAAATCCTCCCCAAGCTAGAACATCAATTGGAATGACAATCTCTGCCCCACCGACGCTGCCATGAAGTATGGATAATGCAGCTGCCAACGGACCGATTGCATTGGATACATCATTTCCACCATGGGCAAATGACATGAAGCAAGCAGAAAGGACCTGCATATATCCAAATACCCCATAAACTATCTCCAACTGAGTTCCCTTTGGACCTGCAATATCATCAAGGAACCCAATGTTTTTACCCTCAATCATACTTTCATCGGTCTTTTTCGATGACGAAGCAGCTTTGTTGAGTAGATGGCCAAGTTGTCCCTGAATTAATTTGTCGACAAGAAATGCACCTACTGTTCCAAAGGCAACGGCCTGCACTGCAGCCCATTTAAGATTCTTACTTAATGGAAATGATACAAATGATATTCCAGTTACGCCGAGGAATACGAGTATTGGTGCAGCTGCAGCAGCAGCCTGTCCTGGGTTCTTTGCACTGTACACAAACTGAAAAGTGCTTACAATTAATTGTGCTTTTTAGGATTTGAGTTTTTAATAACGCTTGCAGGTTATCTAATGTAAAATCAAGGCAAGAAGCTTGCCTGACTCATAATGCCAGTGAGCTGGAACATACCCTACGAATGCACTTGTAGACGAGGAATGAAACCAGAGCTCCAATTAATGGAGAAATCACCCATGAAGAAGCAACTCTTGCCAGTGAGCCCCAAAAGACAGCACCAGCTCCTCCATAGACAAGACCAAATCCAACCATTGATCCAACTATACAATGCGTCGTCGAGACGGGCCAGCCATAGTATGATGCAATCTTACAACATTGATGATGAAAGAGTAAAGTTAGAAATTTTTTGGTTAATTCTTTTATTGTTCTCTTTTAGAATAACAATTCTCTCATTAAGATAAAGATTAGGGGTATTACTAAGCCCCCTCATGACCATtgcgttttttcttttttatttttgaaaattaaacctattttctcacattttctcACAAAAAGTACGATAGatgaatttttagctaaatttcaaaaacaaaaacaggttttttaaaaaatcacattttttagtttttaaattttggcttggttttgaAAACATGGATAAAGTAGACAAGAAAGGAAGAAGTTCAGAGGTAGTAGAGGTAtttgtaggcttaattttcaaaaataaaaaataaaaaataaaatggttactaaatgggATCTAAGAGATCCTAAAACTGTCAAAAGGAACTGTAAGACCTTTATATTCGCAATCAATTTGATTCTCAAAGATATGTTGATATAATGTCAAATGCctctatttttattgaaatagtTCAAGAACTATTGGCCAACAATGTCTGAACGAAAAGAAATTATAGAGCCATAATAATTGCCTACCTATAGTTATGCATATTGACATCATGCagtcaattaatttttatgatCAAAAGTGcttttgaagaaactaattTTAAAGGTTCCTTCCtagaaaaatactttttgaagtaaattattataatcaaaatcataaaatgtaggATGTGCTaacaatattttcaatattGCACATTCATGCAAAACTTACCTTTAGAACACAATGTTGGCTAACTTGAATGAAAACTACATTATTGGATTTCTTATTATAAAGCTACAAAAGTGCTTATTTCAATAGTGACCGTATTtggttataaaattaaaaagagccGTGAGAAGTGTTCGTGGCTAATTTAAAGTAAacaaagggggaaaaaaaatcataatcaaaacatatataaaaaaaatacttggtggtttttttttttttttttggaggaaaTACTTAACTAATTTTCTTCCAAAGATGTTTATATAATAAGCATTAAAAATGCTTTTTAAAAGCCATACCAAACACATTAAAACTCATTAATTCAATTCTAAATAACCCCTCAGTATACTGTaagaaatttttatatatattatttccaAAAAAGAAATCTTTTATATAGTCAAATCCAGTTTAACTCAATTGACATGTAGTGTGTATTAGCAGCTCAAAGATCTATGATTTGAATTTCTCATTGTACTatatttgggaaaaaaaaacttgagaaATTCCAATTTACACTCTTGGGCAATTCAAACCATGAATTTTTGTAAGAGTGTTAATTAGCACCTTTATTCAGACTTACTTTGAAAAACATAGAGTAAAACATGTAATTGTTTCAAGTTAAACTTCTAAACTATTATAAGTTAAtcaatttagattttttataaatattacataCGAAAATTGTCCATGCATTCCATTCTTACACGTGTTTGACTTCTTCAAACATCGGTTTAATAAAATAGCCTCTTAGAATTGATGCTTgaacaattttcaaaagaaatctAAGTTGATTCACTTACGAGAAAGTAAGGTCAAGTCTCACACGATTTTTATCCAAACGGAATGAGATAGAAAATGTAAATTGATACCTTTTCaaaagttaatatttaaattcataACCACAAAGTTTAGGGAGTTtgaattgttattttttttcaaaagcttTTATTAGCTAATTTAGGACATATTTGGGAGTGATTttcaaatagtttaaaatatttttgttatttttaaaatcattctaaacatatttttaatcattctaaatcaattttgatgatattagaattacatttaaaaatgtaaaattaaatattaaattaattttaaatgattaaagaCGTGTTTAAGAGTGATTTTGAATAACTTAAGTGATTTAACTACGGATAATCAGATTTCATTCTCATCTCCTAACCCTTGATTACATTGAGAGAGGAGGAACAGCCTACAAAATGTTAGTACCTGCAACCAAGAACCAGCTGCAGCCAAAGAAGAAAGCAATCCAGCAAAGTGAAGCATATCCTTTCCTTGGAACACACCCGCAACAAGAATCCCATTTTGCATTGTGCTAGTCACGTGAGTTCCCATAAGTAAAGCCCCTGAGAATTCCAAAACCGCCGCCATAACCACCGCCTGCCGGAGCGTCAATGCACCGGAGCCGACGGAAGTCCCCATAGCATTAGCCACATCATTGGCTCCAATGTTCCAAGCCATATAAAACCCAAACAACAGAGTTACATATGACAGTATCTTTGTCTTCAAAGCAAATCCCTGCCCTAAAGACTTCATAAAAAGTGGAAAACTAAGAGCTGAAAATGCTATACAAGTTATAATAGCAGTGGCAGTTCTTGAAGATATATGAAAAGTCTGAGCTATCCCTGGCAATTCCTCTTCCTCATTAGCTTTCTGTTGCTCATGATTTTGACTAAATTGAATGATTTCTTGCTTCCCCTCTCCCCCTGCTTCAGCAAAAGATGAAATCCCAGCAAAAGGGTGTTGGAATTTTGAGATAGAAGAGAATTGGTGAGGCTTATAAGTTAGGTAAGAATGTTTATTGAGAATATGATTTTGGAGGAAGAATAAATTTGGGCGATTTTTGAGAATTTGAGAGTGGGgatttgaggaagaagaagaagaagaagaagaagaagaagaagaagaagaagaagatttggtGATTTTTCTGGAAGTTGAAAAGAGGCAATGGGCGAGAGACATGGTTGAAgaagagaaatttgatggaGAAGTGCTTTTGGGGAAAGGAGATGTTGTTGTATTACAGAGACTTAAGGGAAGAATTATCCAGATGGAATTTTGAGAATGGATTTTAGTGGAGgagaaatgaaaaggaaaaaaagggtcCCATTGTGATTGAGAGCTTGATTTTGCATCTTTGATCgtcttcaaattaaaatgaccTTTCTCTTGGTTGTTGAGTGAGGTCTGTTGGGTTGTTTCCACCATTTGAAATGAGTGGTTCTTGTGCCCTTTTGTTTTTCTGCCATTTCTTCAAtacattttatttgttttctgaGTCCACATATATACACACAAACTTGAAACAAGCGCGTCAATGAGAAATTATTTGGTGAGACTGCCGCCttgtaaataaatttttattattgaatgtcCAGAGATAAATATTTTGGATTTATACTTAACGATGAGTGAGGAACATGCATATTTTAGTGATCGGAGATAAAAAATTGTTGGCtgaaaatttatttgttttcaaaaaGTCAAAAGAAAACCAATCTTTGGTTGGATAATCATacattgaaaaattttgaaaaagaagtctCCCTTTTGTATTTCAATCTTGGATTATGGGTTTAGTCCTCAAGGGGTATCCATATTTTGGAGGGAGTGAAGAGACCCACCAATGTGGGTTTGATGGACGTGTTGCCATTGTCTTGTCGAACAACACTTCTTCTATTCCCTTCGCTCTCCTCTGCTTATTTTTTCTTTGTCCACTTCCATTTTCTGAGCATTCAGTCAGAAGAGTGTGGTTCCAGTTTCGTAACGGTGCATTTCCGATCgggttttcttttttgggttgttttatcctggggacaacGTGGTAGTATTCCTtgcatgttgggttttatgtcctaaaacttgcagtttgtaaaattaaacataatctaTTATCaaaaaagatgttattcaacatttcttcaataaaggtattgaatctattaattacattaataaaagtctaaatccaataaactaagatccatggttattatatgaatacataaattttatgtagagacatagagatgaatcaagttcgagtaaatagctaaaatggtctatagtacatgattaaggttgggtaccttattctggtagcactattggatgcgacctactctatagttgttacaagttgttgtaaagatactacaaatgtTATCcaaattcattcatgtattgacatgaggagtgggggtgtcctatgtaataagtttgcataagatcggaccaagaaataagtcattcttactgtATAAACGTTGTTTActttttaagactgactatttcacttagatgacctaggtaactggatcttaatcttgagctaactatgaactcgtgtctatttgggattatcctcgacgctagctcaataagcctcccatttcaggggcaagaccaagtagatagttggggacatagggtgcaagatggaattcatgcctATCCGATTTGgggataggagaaagattgttctcttaagtacggaattcaggtcttgaacaaagggcctcaccctctcattgcccTAAGAaggatctggtttagtgattagatcataaaccaattgttcattagaggatcagtaggaacttaaggaacaagacgtaatatcaggggtaaaacaacatattaaccagccgttattacgaacaacctgtgaagggtcgacttactagttatggttaaatcatgtggacacaaatatatctacaatgaggagagcgcaactatcgagctatagtggcgtggcttgatagttaacgaatactaattaatttggtctaaagaattttagccaattaatcttaatcgttggagctcatgatctgtaggtttataaggtccctctactcgCTCGTAAAACACGAataccttgaattattaaattgagtgaatttggaatgatatcaatttgaagtgtttaaattaaaattagggtttgaatttggataagttcaaattcaaattagggtttatataaattatatttgatataatcatttaacgtttaatttattgaaattaaacgaaattggagagcttataatatttaaatattgatataaatattaattacatgaatgggattcatgtttgaaatttaatgtgtgattaatttgatatttgatattaaattaattaattaaataaatatgtttaattaatttctaattttaaattcaatttaagaaatagaattttgatatttgattaattatgaattaattaaatcaatttttgaattaatttattttttaaaaaaaaaaatggaaaagttgGATTATGTGGGTTTTGCCCACAAATAcctcaagtaggaggtgttcttccTACAATCACACacaaatctcattaaatcttcAAGCAGCTACTAGCTATTGGGCTGAAGAGATGTTGCTTGCCTGTATTCCGTGATTAAAAGCACTAAATTTCGAAGGAGGAGAGATAAATTGGAGCTGGAAAATCGATTTTtagtttatcttcttcttcctctcaaaaCCCAGAATTTCACTTCACAAATTTactcaaattcgagttccaccactcaaattcaaggctaagaatagtagaaaagatctcttaATGGTTCACTATCGATTTGGAGCTAATTTGGAGTGAAGAGCAACTTGGATTTGGGAggaatcatcaaaggtatgttattcttgaaacccttttttgaatttataaaatagcatgctttagaactcaaattaaatataattagagtacttcttgattttgtttgctttcGTTGTatgcttgtgtattccatcaattggtatcagagcgtgatttaagcactcaaataACGTTTATTTgagttttggtgggtgaatttttGATATCGCATGTTTATGGACTGATATGGATGTAATTcagctttggcattagatttc
Proteins encoded in this region:
- the LOC120082000 gene encoding inorganic phosphate transporter 2-1, chloroplastic, whose translation is MSLAHCLFSTSRKITKSSSSSSSSSSSSSSSSSNPHSQILKNRPNLFFLQNHILNKHSYLTYKPHQFSSISKFQHPFAGISSFAEAGGEGKQEIIQFSQNHEQQKANEEEELPGIAQTFHISSRTATAIITCIAFSALSFPLFMKSLGQGFALKTKILSYVTLLFGFYMAWNIGANDVANAMGTSVGSGALTLRQAVVMAAVLEFSGALLMGTHVTSTMQNGILVAGVFQGKDMLHFAGLLSSLAAAGSWLQIASYYGWPVSTTHCIVGSMVGFGLVYGGAGAVFWGSLARVASSWVISPLIGALVSFLVYKCIRRFVYSAKNPGQAAAAAAPILVFLGVTGISFVSFPLSKNLKWAAVQAVAFGTVGAFLVDKLIQGQLGHLLNKAASSSKKTDESMIEGKNIGFLDDIAGPKGTQLEIVYGVFGYMQVLSACFMSFAHGGNDVSNAIGPLAAALSILHGSVGGAEIVIPIDVLAWGGFGIVAGLMIWGYRVIATIGKKITELTPTRGFAAEFAAASVVLIASKLGLPISATHTLVGAVMGVGFARGLNSVRAETVREIVLSWAVTIPVGAFLSVLYTWILTKLMSYIL